The sequence TGGGCGAGCCGGCGTGCTGGTGCACGTACCGGCCGGCGTGCTCGGCGATCAGGTCGAGGACGTAGGCGACGTCGTCGGCGGTGGTGGCCGGGTTGAGCACGGTGAACTTGAGGTACTGCCGGCCGTCGACCTTGGTGCCGGCGACCACGGCGAGGCCGGAGGCGGCCAGCGCCTCCCGGGCCCTCAGGTTGGCCGCGTCGGCCAACTCCCGGCCGGGCCCGGTGGGCCGCCACCGGAAGACCACCGTGCTCAGCTGGGACCGGGTGAGCACCTCGAACCGGGGGTCGGCGGCGACCAGTTCCCACGCCTGCACGGCCCGGTCGCAGACCTCGTCGAAGAGTTCCCCGACGGCGTCCGGACCCATCACCCGCAGGGTCAGCCAGAGCTTGAGGGCGTCGAAGCGGCGGGTGGTCTGCAGGCTCTTGTCGACCTGGTTGGGAATGCGCTGGGCGACCATCCGGGCCGGGTTGAGGTAGTCGGCGTGCCAGGTGGCGTGCCGCAACGTCCGCCGGTCCCGGACCACCAGCGCACTGGAGCTGACCGGCTGGAAGAAGGACTTGTGGTAGTCGACGGTCACCGAGTCGGCCCGCTCGATGCCGTCGAGCAGGTGCCGGCGGGTCGGCGAGACCAGCAGCCCGCAGCCGTACGCGGCGTCCACGTGCAGCCACACCCCGGCGGTGGCGCACACCTCGGCGATCTCGTCGAGCGGGTCGATGGTGCCGAAGTCGGTGGTGCCGGCGGTGGCCACCACGGCCATCACGGTCAGCCCGGCGCGCCGGCAGCGGGCGATCTCGTGCCGGACGGCGCCGGGCCGCATCCGGCGGTCCGGGCCGGTCTCCACCACCACGACCGCGTCCGGTGCCAGGCCGAGCAGCTTGGCGGCCTTCTGCACGCTGAAGTGGCCGGCCGCCGAGGCGATGATCCGCAGCTGGGGCAGCAGGATCCGCCGGTCGGTCGGGGTCGCCCCGGCCAGGGCCTCCTCCCGGGCCAGCAGCAGGCCGTGCAGGTTGGATTGGGTGCCGCCGCTGGTGAATACCCCGTCGGCGGCCGGGCCGAGGCCGATCCGGTCGGCCGTCCACTCGATCAACCGCCGCTCGATGAGGGTGCCGCCGGCGCTCTGGTCCCAGGTGTCCATCGAGGAGTTGACCGCGCTGAGCACCGCCTCACCCAGCAGCGCCGGGATCACCACCGGGCAGTTGAGGTGGGCCAGGTAGCGCGGGTGGTGGAACCAGACCGCGTCGCGCAGGTAGACCTCGTCCAGTTCGTCCAGCGCGGCGGTGGTGTCCCCCAACGGCCGGTCCAGGTCGATCGCCTCCACCAGCGGGGCCAGTTCGTCCGGGCGTACGCCGGTGAACGGTCCGGTCACCTCGGTCATCCGCCGGGCGACCCGGTCGGTGCCGGCGGCGACCGCCCGGCGGTACTGCGTG is a genomic window of Micromonospora tarapacensis containing:
- a CDS encoding pyridoxal phosphate-dependent decarboxylase family protein, which codes for MTLPVHTAEATPTRPTPEPTPARGHLLSDGTVTQYRRAVAAGTDRVARRMTEVTGPFTGVRPDELAPLVEAIDLDRPLGDTTAALDELDEVYLRDAVWFHHPRYLAHLNCPVVIPALLGEAVLSAVNSSMDTWDQSAGGTLIERRLIEWTADRIGLGPAADGVFTSGGTQSNLHGLLLAREEALAGATPTDRRILLPQLRIIASAAGHFSVQKAAKLLGLAPDAVVVVETGPDRRMRPGAVRHEIARCRRAGLTVMAVVATAGTTDFGTIDPLDEIAEVCATAGVWLHVDAAYGCGLLVSPTRRHLLDGIERADSVTVDYHKSFFQPVSSSALVVRDRRTLRHATWHADYLNPARMVAQRIPNQVDKSLQTTRRFDALKLWLTLRVMGPDAVGELFDEVCDRAVQAWELVAADPRFEVLTRSQLSTVVFRWRPTGPGRELADAANLRAREALAASGLAVVAGTKVDGRQYLKFTVLNPATTADDVAYVLDLIAEHAGRYVHQHAGSPTADLTCPVG